A single genomic interval of Verrucomicrobiia bacterium harbors:
- a CDS encoding ThuA domain-containing protein: protein MMTRIYVGLLWALSAGLIWAAEPLKVLYITGGCCHDYQRQKEIIPAGVKQRANVEFTVVHAGGSGTRYQGIENSLYQKPDWAKGYDVVIHNECFADDQDLEYVERVLKPHREGVPAVVVHCTMHTFRALKTNVFREFLGVASFGHGPQHPLDVKLVKAEHPILRGFPADWKTGPEELYAISQVFSNTTVLATAADKKKDGSGQWVETERSHALIWVNTYGKGRVFGTTLAHNNYTFADPVFLDMFTRGLLWACDKLDEAGRPKAGYGPVK, encoded by the coding sequence ATGATGACACGCATTTACGTGGGATTGCTTTGGGCCCTGAGCGCGGGGCTGATCTGGGCGGCGGAGCCGCTCAAGGTGTTGTACATCACCGGCGGGTGCTGCCACGATTATCAGCGGCAGAAGGAGATCATTCCGGCGGGGGTGAAGCAGCGGGCGAACGTGGAGTTCACGGTGGTGCATGCCGGGGGGAGCGGGACGCGGTATCAGGGGATTGAGAACAGCCTGTACCAGAAGCCGGACTGGGCGAAGGGGTATGATGTGGTGATCCACAATGAATGTTTTGCGGATGACCAGGATTTGGAGTACGTGGAGCGGGTGCTCAAGCCGCATCGGGAGGGGGTGCCGGCGGTGGTGGTGCATTGCACGATGCACACGTTTCGGGCGTTGAAGACGAATGTGTTTCGGGAATTTCTGGGGGTGGCCTCGTTTGGACACGGCCCGCAGCATCCGCTGGACGTGAAGCTGGTGAAGGCGGAGCATCCGATATTGCGGGGTTTTCCGGCGGACTGGAAGACGGGGCCGGAGGAGCTGTACGCGATCAGCCAGGTGTTTTCGAATACGACGGTGCTGGCGACGGCGGCGGACAAGAAGAAGGACGGGAGCGGGCAGTGGGTGGAGACGGAGCGGAGCCACGCGCTGATCTGGGTGAACACGTATGGGAAGGGGCGGGTGTTTGGGACGACGCTGGCGCATAACAACTACACCTTTGCGGATCCGGTGTTTCTCGACATGTTCAC